The genomic DNA TCAAGCTTCATTAAGTTGCGGATATCCTGAATTGTCCTTGCTTGCTATTATTGTAAGTATTGCTACATTTGTAGTGTTCATTAAAACATACTATACAATGTTTTTAAGACCAAAACCAAATACTCTTCAAATTCCAGACAAGAAAGCTCCAAAATCAATGGTATTTGCGTTGGTAATATTCTTAATCATTATTGTGTTATTAGGTTTATTCCCTGGAATTGTAACAAATGGGATTTCACAGTTTGTAGGAGGTATGTTATAGATGTGGTTGTATGATAAATTCTTTGATGTAGTTAAAAAGTTCAGACAGCTATTTGCTGGAGGTCCAGTAACAAATATTGAGGTTTCTGGAACTTTAACAGCTGAATTCCTTATTATTGTGTCTTTCTGTTTGGTGGCACTTTTACTAAGACATGTGAATGTTTTGGTTGCAGGTATGGTAACTTTAATTTTAGCTGTTATTTTAGTAATTAACATGCCTTTGATTCCGAAATTTAAAATAGAGCAGGAAGATTCTTTAAATAAGATGGTGTTCTATGCCATTCTAACTTTGGCAATAATTGTTGTATTTATCTATTGGGGGGCTCAATATGTCTAGAGGAATTAGAAATTTGATAGCTAGTGTGGCTACTGTAATATTTAGTATTACTCTTTTAGACTCATTGTTCCATTTAAGCAAAATGATTGTTCCAGGTGTAAGCAATATTTATAATGCTTTAGGAACTCAAATAGCTCCAAACTTAGTTACAATCGTAATTTTTGATTTTAGAGGGTACGATACTCTTGGAGAATCATTAATTCTATTGACTGCTGGTTTAGTGGTTTTATTAGTATTTGGTAAAGGTAAATTAGGAGGTAAAGAAGAATGAGTCAAGGAAGTGTAATTTTAAAAATTATTGCTTTACCTATAGCAGTTATATTGTTTTGTTTAGGTATAATGACTGTTCTTGGTGGACATATAACTCCTGGAGGTGGATTCCAGGGGGGTGCAATGATTGCAGCAGGTGTGATTCTTTGTATTCTTGTCTACGGTCTTGAAGAATCTCCTATTAAATTTTCACATCTTTATATTGAAGTTTTGGAAAATTTCGGAGCGTTAATGTTTATCATATTTGGATTGGTTGGTCTGTTTGTTGCCGGATCATTTTTATACAATGTCGGTGCAGATATTTCCAATCTTGTTCCTGCAATGATTCAGGAAATTTTCCATTATCCTGATGTGACTAATGCGGGAATAGTGCCTTATTTAAATATATTTGTAGGTTTGAAAGTGTTTGTAGGATTGAGTGCAATTGTAATAGCTTTTGCAGGATTTAAAAAAATTACAGAGGAATGAGGTGAAGTTATGTTAGTATTAGGGCCAATTATATTTGGATTTATATTAGGTTTGATTCTAGGTTCACAAGTTAAGAAGAATCCTGAAAGTGGCATTAATTTCACCATATCATCATTTGTAGTTATTTTAATTGCTGGAATTGTTGCTGCTTGGCAAATTGGGCAATTCCCATTCTATAATGATTTGCCTATTGCAACCGCATTTGTATCTGCATTGATCGGAATTTTAATCGGAAAAATTTTATTTGCAAGAGGGAGTGCTAATTAATTTGTAGGAGTTTTATTATGTTTTTATCAACTAATACATGTGATGGAATAGGAGAATGTATTAAACAATGTCCTACAAAAGCTATTAAGCTTATTGGAGGTAAGGCATTCAGTTGTCTTACTTGTGGAGCTTGTTATAAAAATTGTCCTAATGATGCAATTTTCATTAATAGCTATGGAGGATATGTTGTAGACAAAACAAAATGTAATGCATGTGGTATTTGTATGTATAACTGTCCTACAAATAACATTAGCATTATTGACGGTACCGTTTATGGAATTTGTTCTCGTTGTGGAGTTTGTGTTGATGCATGCCCGACACATTCTAGAATTGATGGTTTTGAAGCAAACGAAGAAAAACAGATGGACTTTATTAAATCATTAAATGTTTCCCTACCGACCTATAAAAAACCGGAAAAATCATCTAAAAAAGAAGTAACAAGAGGATATTTCGGAACCAATTTTGATGATTGCATTTTCTGCGGTAGATGTGAAGACTATTGTCCAACAGAAGCCATCGTTGTTAAGAATGAAAGGGAAGAGGGAATTTGTACTGAATGTAGGCTTTGTGTTGATGCATGTCCAAACGGATCTATAAACAAACATTTGATTGTAAATCATGGAACTTGTACTCTTTGTCTGAACTGTGTTGATGCTTGTCCTCATGATGCAATTTCTGTTGGGGAC from Methanobrevibacter sp. includes the following:
- a CDS encoding EhbH yields the protein MSRGIRNLIASVATVIFSITLLDSLFHLSKMIVPGVSNIYNALGTQIAPNLVTIVIFDFRGYDTLGESLILLTAGLVVLLVFGKGKLGGKEE
- a CDS encoding energy-converting hydrogenase B subunit J codes for the protein MLVLGPIIFGFILGLILGSQVKKNPESGINFTISSFVVILIAGIVAAWQIGQFPFYNDLPIATAFVSALIGILIGKILFARGSAN
- a CDS encoding MnhB domain-containing protein, translating into MSQGSVILKIIALPIAVILFCLGIMTVLGGHITPGGGFQGGAMIAAGVILCILVYGLEESPIKFSHLYIEVLENFGALMFIIFGLVGLFVAGSFLYNVGADISNLVPAMIQEIFHYPDVTNAGIVPYLNIFVGLKVFVGLSAIVIAFAGFKKITEE
- a CDS encoding hydrogenase, which gives rise to MWLYDKFFDVVKKFRQLFAGGPVTNIEVSGTLTAEFLIIVSFCLVALLLRHVNVLVAGMVTLILAVILVINMPLIPKFKIEQEDSLNKMVFYAILTLAIIVVFIYWGAQYV